A genome region from Nitrospira sp. includes the following:
- the rbfA gene encoding 30S ribosome-binding factor RbfA, with product MSKSTYSRADRVADQIRMEVADILMRKIKDPRVRSVTVTDVELTKDLRIARVFVTTMEQNKDERLVFDGLAKASGFVRAELGRRLALRYLPELIFMKDISGPRADRVLELLDGLHRDPSHDEQLNETPRSDA from the coding sequence ATGTCCAAATCGACGTATAGCCGAGCCGATCGTGTGGCGGACCAGATCCGCATGGAAGTGGCCGATATCCTGATGCGGAAGATCAAGGATCCGCGTGTGCGCTCGGTCACCGTCACCGATGTGGAGTTGACCAAAGATCTTCGTATCGCGCGCGTCTTTGTGACGACCATGGAACAAAATAAGGATGAGCGGCTGGTGTTTGATGGACTGGCGAAGGCCAGTGGGTTTGTTCGGGCTGAGTTGGGCCGACGCTTGGCGCTGCGGTATTTGCCCGAGCTGATCTTTATGAAGGACATCAGTGGGCCCAGGGCCGACCGGGTGCTGGAGTTGTTGGACGGGCTGCACCGCGACCCATCCCACGATGAACAATTGAACGAGACCCCGCGCAGCGATGCCTAA
- a CDS encoding DUF503 domain-containing protein, with protein sequence MIVGLCTVELFIPDGHSLKDKRQVLQSLKTRLRDKFNLSVAEVGDQDLWQKAILGLACVANESAHVNQVLDQAVNVIQSVPTIQLLRSRIELL encoded by the coding sequence ATGATCGTCGGGCTTTGCACGGTTGAGCTGTTCATTCCTGACGGGCATTCACTGAAAGACAAACGGCAGGTCCTGCAAAGCCTGAAGACCCGATTGCGAGACAAGTTTAATCTGTCGGTTGCTGAAGTCGGAGATCAGGATTTGTGGCAGAAAGCGATTCTGGGGTTGGCTTGCGTGGCGAATGAGTCTGCGCACGTGAACCAGGTGCTGGATCAAGCTGTGAATGTGATTCAGTCTGTGCCGACGATCCAGTTGTTGCGCTCGCGAATCGAGTTGCTCTAA
- the infB gene encoding translation initiation factor IF-2, with amino-acid sequence MRVYELAKQLGMENRELIPELKRLGIPVASHSSALDDDSVRVALEKLTSKVRSGEAAPGAHEAKKMVRSSREAGASHERGHTIAHEEPQKPDKKRILIKKKREEGVEDTAASLAAAEAAFAPTVPAGPDVPVTGAEVDGLEAAPVESAPADEVIVQPPVVTVSEEPQVKPVQAPPVVPPPPDALVTAKKKTAAVEAMEAEAAAREKLKKAKKAPRTREEDEAKFKNDATRWGDLRAIPVQRREDRSKHIHHASPTEVTKPRKKSVKLSAGVSVKEFAELIGQRPADVVRKLMEMGQMVTFNQSINLEAASLIAEEYGTRVEVSTEKVGEALLEEAAQSSGEEHAVLRPPVVTIMGHVDHGKTSLLDAIRLTKVAEGEAGGITQHIGAYIVGVRGKQVTFLDTPGHEAFTAMRARGAKATDIVILVVAADDGVMPQTVEAIHHAKAAGVPLIVAINKVDKPGANVDRVKNALTEHGLVPEPWGGDTIMVEVSAKQRTGLDQLLEMILLQAEVLELKADPARMAKGLVIEAKLDRGRGPIATVLVQGGTLHVGDAFVVGNFSGRVRALITDTGSKATEAGPSVPVEVIGLPGVPSAGDLFTIVKDERVAREIAQERAMKQRAADLAGPAKVSLDDLFAKIQEGNVKELPIVIKADVQGSAEALAAAVEKMPAGAVKLRVMHSGVGGITETDILLAAASKAIVIGFNIRPEPKASALAEREGVDVRLYSIIYDALNDIRAAMEGLLEPTLKERILGRAEVRQMFTIPKAGLVAGCYVVDGVISRASVGVRVIRDSVVAYEGKLGSLRRFKDDVREVQQGYECGITVENFNDLKAGDIIEAYAIDKIAAKLEPVNRGTSPQSHRA; translated from the coding sequence ATGCGCGTGTACGAATTAGCAAAGCAGCTGGGGATGGAAAATCGGGAGCTGATTCCTGAACTGAAACGGCTCGGCATTCCGGTGGCGTCCCACAGCAGCGCCTTGGATGACGATTCGGTTCGTGTGGCCCTGGAGAAGCTGACCTCGAAGGTGAGGAGCGGTGAGGCGGCGCCCGGCGCGCATGAGGCAAAAAAGATGGTGCGTTCGTCAAGAGAGGCGGGGGCGTCTCACGAGCGAGGGCACACGATCGCGCACGAGGAGCCACAGAAGCCTGATAAGAAGCGCATCCTCATTAAGAAAAAAAGAGAAGAGGGGGTTGAGGACACAGCAGCATCGCTGGCGGCGGCTGAGGCGGCTTTTGCGCCGACCGTGCCTGCTGGGCCGGACGTGCCGGTGACCGGCGCTGAGGTGGATGGGCTGGAAGCCGCTCCAGTTGAATCGGCTCCGGCTGATGAGGTAATCGTCCAGCCGCCCGTCGTGACTGTGTCGGAGGAACCGCAGGTAAAGCCGGTTCAGGCGCCTCCGGTCGTGCCTCCTCCGCCCGACGCGCTGGTGACGGCGAAGAAGAAAACTGCGGCGGTCGAGGCCATGGAGGCTGAGGCTGCGGCGCGCGAAAAATTGAAAAAGGCCAAGAAGGCTCCGCGCACTCGTGAGGAAGATGAAGCCAAGTTTAAGAACGACGCCACTCGATGGGGAGATCTGCGGGCAATCCCGGTGCAGCGGCGCGAAGACCGATCCAAGCATATTCACCATGCCTCGCCAACGGAAGTCACCAAGCCGAGAAAGAAAAGCGTGAAATTGAGCGCAGGAGTGAGCGTTAAGGAATTCGCGGAACTCATCGGTCAGCGGCCTGCGGACGTGGTCCGGAAGCTGATGGAGATGGGGCAGATGGTGACCTTCAACCAGTCGATCAATCTCGAGGCAGCCTCCTTGATTGCCGAAGAGTATGGCACCAGGGTCGAAGTGTCGACGGAAAAGGTCGGCGAGGCGTTGCTGGAAGAGGCCGCGCAGTCGTCCGGTGAGGAGCATGCCGTCTTGCGGCCCCCGGTCGTCACGATCATGGGGCATGTCGATCACGGGAAAACATCCTTGCTCGATGCGATTCGGCTGACCAAAGTGGCAGAGGGTGAGGCCGGAGGAATTACCCAGCATATCGGTGCCTATATCGTCGGGGTTCGCGGCAAGCAGGTGACCTTTCTGGATACTCCGGGTCATGAAGCGTTTACGGCCATGCGCGCCCGTGGTGCGAAGGCGACGGACATCGTCATTCTGGTCGTGGCCGCCGATGACGGCGTCATGCCGCAGACGGTTGAAGCTATTCACCACGCCAAGGCCGCCGGAGTGCCGCTGATCGTGGCCATTAATAAGGTTGATAAGCCGGGAGCCAATGTCGATCGTGTCAAGAACGCCCTGACCGAACACGGTCTCGTTCCTGAGCCCTGGGGTGGTGACACGATTATGGTTGAAGTGTCCGCGAAGCAACGGACCGGCCTGGACCAGTTGTTGGAAATGATTCTCCTGCAGGCGGAAGTGTTGGAGTTGAAGGCGGATCCGGCACGTATGGCGAAGGGCTTGGTCATCGAGGCGAAGCTGGATCGTGGGCGCGGACCGATCGCGACGGTGTTAGTGCAGGGCGGGACGCTCCATGTCGGGGATGCATTTGTGGTCGGCAATTTCAGCGGTCGCGTTCGCGCACTGATCACCGATACGGGGAGTAAGGCGACGGAGGCCGGACCCTCGGTTCCAGTTGAGGTGATCGGTCTCCCGGGTGTGCCGTCCGCCGGCGATTTATTCACCATTGTGAAAGATGAGCGCGTTGCTCGCGAGATTGCGCAGGAACGGGCCATGAAGCAGCGGGCGGCGGATCTGGCTGGACCGGCGAAGGTCAGCCTGGACGATCTGTTTGCCAAGATTCAAGAGGGGAATGTCAAAGAGTTGCCCATCGTCATCAAGGCCGATGTGCAGGGATCGGCTGAAGCCTTGGCCGCTGCTGTGGAAAAAATGCCGGCCGGCGCAGTCAAGTTGCGAGTGATGCACAGTGGTGTGGGTGGGATTACCGAAACCGACATTCTCTTGGCAGCAGCTTCCAAGGCCATCGTGATCGGGTTCAATATTCGGCCGGAGCCAAAGGCGTCGGCGTTGGCGGAGCGAGAAGGCGTGGATGTCCGTTTGTACAGCATCATTTACGATGCGCTCAACGATATCCGCGCTGCGATGGAGGGCCTGCTCGAGCCTACGCTCAAGGAGCGTATTCTCGGTCGAGCGGAGGTGCGGCAGATGTTCACGATTCCCAAGGCCGGCTTGGTGGCCGGTTGTTACGTGGTGGATGGCGTCATCTCTCGGGCCAGCGTCGGTGTGCGCGTGATTCGAGACAGCGTGGTGGCCTATGAGGGCAAGCTGGGCTCGCTCCGTCGGTTCAAGGATGATGTGCGTGAAGTGCAGCAGGGGTATGAGTGCGGGATCACGGTCGAGAATTTCAATGACCTCAAGGCCGGCGATATTATCGAGGCCTACGCCATTGACAAGATTGCGGCAAAGCTTGAGCCAGTGAACCGTGGGACCTCACCGCAAAGTCATCGGGCATGA
- the nusA gene encoding transcription termination factor NusA, with protein sequence MNRELIAVIDEIGRQKGIDKARVIGAIESALQTAAKKRFGQAENIQVEIDPKTGEISVVSKKIIVDTVANPKAEISLKEARQYDEGAEVGDEIGSLIEMDELGRIAAQTAKQVIFQKVREAEWEAVQKEYSTRQGDLVNGIILGMERRNFLVDLGKTEAILPIQEQIPRETYRRGDRVKALLLEVRRTPKDVQVILSRSHPQFVAKMFELEVPEVGEKIVEIKSIVREPGDRTKIAVSSRDKAVDPVGACVGIKGSRVQAVVRELRGEKIDIITWTQDPRVFIAEALNPATIEKVGIDEEKKSALVVVADSQLSLAIGKNGQNVRLAARLTGWKIDIISATEYEKEKAERDRDIKAALAEETEAQRQQDEARAAAQQAE encoded by the coding sequence ATGAACCGAGAGTTGATCGCCGTCATCGATGAAATCGGCCGTCAAAAAGGGATCGATAAGGCCAGGGTCATTGGCGCGATCGAGTCAGCCCTTCAAACCGCTGCCAAGAAACGATTTGGTCAGGCGGAAAACATTCAAGTAGAAATCGATCCGAAGACCGGTGAAATCTCGGTCGTCTCGAAGAAAATCATTGTCGATACGGTGGCCAACCCGAAAGCGGAAATCTCCCTGAAGGAAGCGCGCCAATATGACGAGGGCGCGGAAGTCGGTGATGAGATCGGTTCCCTGATCGAGATGGATGAGTTGGGCCGCATCGCCGCGCAAACGGCGAAGCAGGTCATTTTCCAGAAGGTGCGCGAGGCGGAGTGGGAAGCGGTTCAGAAGGAATACTCGACCAGGCAAGGCGATCTGGTGAACGGTATTATTCTCGGCATGGAGCGCCGGAACTTTCTGGTCGATCTCGGCAAAACGGAAGCGATTCTTCCCATTCAGGAGCAGATCCCGCGTGAAACGTATCGGCGTGGAGATCGCGTGAAGGCTTTGCTGCTGGAGGTGCGTCGTACCCCGAAGGATGTGCAGGTCATTCTTTCTCGCAGTCACCCGCAGTTTGTGGCAAAAATGTTCGAGCTTGAGGTCCCGGAAGTCGGCGAAAAGATCGTGGAGATCAAGTCGATCGTGCGGGAGCCTGGCGACCGTACCAAAATTGCGGTCTCGTCCCGGGACAAGGCGGTGGATCCGGTGGGGGCTTGTGTCGGCATCAAGGGGTCGCGTGTGCAGGCTGTGGTTCGTGAGCTGCGCGGGGAAAAGATCGACATCATTACGTGGACGCAGGATCCGCGGGTCTTTATCGCCGAGGCCTTGAATCCGGCCACAATCGAGAAGGTTGGCATCGATGAAGAAAAGAAGTCCGCTCTGGTCGTGGTGGCCGATTCGCAGTTGTCTCTGGCCATCGGGAAAAACGGACAAAATGTACGCTTGGCCGCGCGCCTGACCGGCTGGAAGATCGATATCATCAGCGCGACCGAATACGAGAAGGAAAAGGCAGAGCGGGATCGGGACATCAAGGCGGCCCTGGCAGAAGAAACCGAGGCGCAACGCCAGCAGGATGAAGCGCGGGCTGCCGCGCAACAGGCGGAATAA
- the rimP gene encoding ribosome maturation factor RimP translates to MNDTGVISAGKPAVKRAEALNLRVQEVAAPILQSHGLELVEAVCVGQGPRTVIRVFIDKPGGITLTDCEQAHRSLSPALDVIDPFPHAYTLEISSPGLDRPLRSVSDYRRLIGKPVTLKLREPIQTQWRLVGTVAEVDDRGVVLAIQQKKATETIRVEFDQIALARRKVEFS, encoded by the coding sequence ATGAATGACACGGGAGTGATTTCGGCAGGGAAGCCGGCAGTGAAACGCGCGGAGGCGTTAAATCTCCGTGTTCAAGAAGTCGCCGCTCCTATTTTGCAGTCGCATGGGCTGGAGTTGGTCGAGGCCGTTTGTGTCGGTCAGGGGCCGAGGACGGTCATCCGTGTATTCATCGATAAGCCCGGAGGGATCACGTTGACGGACTGTGAGCAGGCGCATCGCTCGTTGAGTCCGGCGCTTGATGTGATTGATCCGTTTCCTCATGCCTATACGCTGGAAATTTCGTCGCCAGGACTGGATCGTCCCTTGCGGAGCGTGTCGGACTATCGGCGCCTGATCGGAAAGCCGGTGACGCTCAAATTGCGCGAGCCCATCCAGACGCAGTGGCGGCTGGTGGGCACAGTGGCCGAAGTGGACGATCGTGGAGTGGTCCTTGCCATTCAGCAGAAGAAAGCCACGGAGACTATCCGAGTTGAGTTTGATCAAATCGCCCTGGCGCGGCGGAAGGTGGAGTTCTCGTAG
- the dat gene encoding D-amino-acid transaminase: MPDIACVNGRFGLLADAVVSIEDRGFQFGDGVYEVIRTYRRQPFALDAHLARLERSAQALQLSSGYTRTQWASLIQEGLQRSQFADTKIYLQITRGQAPRDHPFPASSVPTTVLTFRELHLLDPSVRTAGVQAISVEDIRWGRCDIKSVNLLANVLARQRAKEAGVFEAILVREGAVTEGSVSNVMIVRNGTIYTAPEGPRILSGVTRTIVLELARKEGIPVVEVCPSLGELRMASEVFLTGTTVEVLPVVGVDGKSIGAGSPGPISQLLSRRLEALVG, from the coding sequence ATGCCTGACATTGCCTGTGTGAATGGCCGTTTCGGTCTACTGGCTGATGCGGTTGTCAGTATTGAGGATCGGGGGTTTCAGTTCGGTGACGGGGTCTACGAAGTCATTCGGACCTATCGCCGACAGCCTTTTGCCTTGGACGCGCATCTGGCTCGACTCGAGCGGAGCGCTCAGGCATTGCAGCTGTCGAGCGGGTATACGAGGACGCAATGGGCGTCTTTGATTCAGGAAGGTCTGCAGCGGAGCCAATTTGCTGACACCAAAATTTATCTGCAAATCACTCGTGGACAGGCCCCCCGCGATCACCCATTCCCGGCATCATCCGTACCGACCACCGTTCTGACCTTCCGTGAGCTTCATCTGCTGGATCCTTCCGTTCGTACGGCCGGGGTCCAGGCGATCTCAGTCGAGGATATCCGGTGGGGGCGGTGCGATATCAAGAGCGTGAACCTCTTGGCAAACGTCCTGGCGCGGCAGCGGGCCAAGGAAGCGGGGGTGTTTGAGGCGATTTTGGTCCGAGAGGGGGCTGTCACGGAAGGTTCGGTCAGCAATGTCATGATCGTGCGGAACGGAACTATTTACACCGCACCGGAGGGCCCTAGGATTTTGTCCGGGGTGACGCGCACGATCGTATTGGAGTTGGCACGCAAAGAAGGGATCCCGGTCGTCGAAGTGTGTCCCTCTCTAGGCGAATTGCGCATGGCGTCGGAAGTGTTTTTGACGGGCACGACGGTGGAAGTGTTGCCGGTCGTGGGTGTCGATGGAAAGTCGATCGGTGCCGGATCGCCCGGGCCTATTTCTCAGCTGTTGTCCCGCCGTTTGGAAGCGCTGGTCGGCTAG
- a CDS encoding protease inhibitor I42 family protein, which yields MSPLSKAVPTGTEQEPGAKILKARVGASVHIRLWEDRTRGELWVPAYDATVMPLVEDDFLRTASNNAVDAGQRTFEFKPMVVGTHRLVFEKRMGWKFTAEDRQIFYVMVS from the coding sequence ATGAGTCCATTAAGCAAGGCAGTGCCCACCGGGACTGAGCAGGAACCGGGGGCGAAGATACTCAAGGCCCGGGTGGGGGCATCGGTGCACATTCGGCTGTGGGAGGACCGCACGCGTGGGGAGTTATGGGTTCCCGCCTACGACGCCACCGTCATGCCCCTGGTCGAGGACGATTTTCTCCGCACGGCCAGCAATAATGCGGTCGATGCGGGGCAGCGTACGTTTGAGTTCAAGCCGATGGTCGTCGGGACCCACCGGTTGGTATTTGAAAAGCGGATGGGGTGGAAATTCACGGCTGAGGACCGGCAAATTTTCTACGTGATGGTGTCGTAA
- a CDS encoding Rieske 2Fe-2S domain-containing protein: MEGFQYVAKVEDILPGQVKVVTVKERAIAVFNIEGQFHAIYNECPHEGGPLNKGRVKGHVVSCPWHDLKFDIRNGQGTDGGGYCVGSYDVRVEDGQVFVGGRRKV; the protein is encoded by the coding sequence ATGGAAGGGTTTCAGTACGTGGCCAAGGTTGAGGACATTCTCCCTGGCCAGGTCAAGGTTGTCACGGTCAAGGAGCGGGCCATTGCGGTGTTTAATATCGAGGGCCAGTTTCACGCCATTTATAATGAATGCCCGCATGAAGGGGGGCCCCTGAATAAGGGGCGTGTGAAGGGACATGTTGTTTCCTGTCCTTGGCATGACTTGAAGTTTGATATTCGCAATGGGCAAGGGACCGACGGAGGAGGTTACTGCGTCGGTAGCTATGATGTGCGGGTAGAGGATGGACAGGTGTTTGTCGGGGGGCGGCGCAAGGTATAG
- a CDS encoding DUF192 domain-containing protein, whose product MVTRVSAAESEQRRKKIVTFALLLILLVSVILFLGGPKESELILVEFPNGKTMETEVASTPEKLLFGLAFREGLPADTGMLYIFESTGLHRVQTRQFRIAVDMVWIDESHHVVHLLEQVPPCEKDPCPLYGPPPEPVRYLIEAEAGSIRRAGITTGMELKFTLRM is encoded by the coding sequence ATGGTGACGCGCGTGAGTGCTGCCGAGTCGGAGCAGCGTCGCAAGAAAATTGTAACGTTTGCGCTCTTGCTCATTTTACTGGTGAGTGTGATCCTGTTTCTTGGGGGGCCGAAGGAATCCGAGCTCATTCTCGTCGAGTTTCCGAATGGAAAGACCATGGAAACCGAAGTGGCCAGTACGCCTGAAAAATTGCTGTTCGGGCTCGCGTTTCGCGAAGGATTGCCAGCCGATACAGGGATGCTTTATATCTTTGAGTCGACCGGGCTGCATCGCGTGCAGACGAGACAGTTTCGTATCGCCGTCGATATGGTGTGGATCGACGAGAGCCACCATGTGGTGCACCTCTTAGAGCAGGTTCCCCCCTGCGAGAAGGACCCCTGTCCGTTGTACGGGCCTCCCCCCGAGCCGGTTCGGTACCTCATCGAGGCCGAGGCGGGCTCCATCCGGCGCGCGGGCATCACGACGGGGATGGAACTCAAGTTTACGCTTCGCATGTAA
- a CDS encoding 4Fe-4S dicluster domain-containing protein: MALLITDECISCGACLPECPNEAIFETRSDAEGKGNHVGDGQGVGDNIYVITHDRCTECVGHFDEPQCAAVCPVDNCCIADPAYPETTDVLLDKAKTLNPDKEIDAAKVWSGVRN, encoded by the coding sequence ATGGCGCTTCTGATCACCGATGAGTGTATTTCCTGCGGGGCATGCCTGCCAGAATGTCCCAACGAAGCGATCTTCGAAACGCGTAGCGACGCCGAAGGGAAGGGCAACCATGTCGGCGACGGACAGGGAGTCGGCGACAATATTTATGTCATCACTCATGATCGTTGCACCGAGTGCGTCGGACACTTCGACGAACCTCAATGCGCAGCGGTCTGCCCGGTCGACAATTGCTGCATCGCCGACCCGGCCTATCCGGAAACCACCGACGTGCTCCTGGACAAAGCTAAGACCTTGAATCCTGACAAGGAAATTGACGCCGCCAAGGTGTGGAGCGGCGTTCGCAACTAA
- a CDS encoding fused MFS/spermidine synthase — MMPQGSAAPSTPRLFLLITALVTGAIVMALEILGSRLLAPVFGNSLFVWGALIGIILAAMSSGYAFGGWASDRYRVAAVLAWLLLGSGAWTVLMSWMGQAAIFKVATLIEDPRWGPSLAACVLLAPPAFGLSGVMPALLRLAVVDMGYLGRHTGSMIALSTVGSLAGTWGTAFFLLSWLGTQTLVASLGMLQLLLGLLWLQQGSGKISKMTGVFLTGLLMLSWQLFGQAPPVAGLVHQEDSPYQQVRVRDDDLFRYLVLDRTWHAVMWRSDPTTLFLPYSQLMVAAVALAPEPKRGLILGHGGGSLAKWLAQVWPELELDVVEFDPAVVRMAEEYFEYHPPANHHVFVKDARVFLRDTKVTYDVIWVDAFARHLIPFHLTTVEFFSELRSRLNPNGVLALNLASSGEGGDLQRANAVVQTLKTAFPTIESFGVKGPWRAHQTTAENLIFFGGGPIDRMPYGEVVTRIQSQVEARRLPPEATALLAARRVQPWLPGLTLTDDYTPYDLLIGSHAAEMSPDGKVLP, encoded by the coding sequence ATGATGCCACAGGGATCCGCTGCGCCCTCCACTCCACGCCTCTTTTTGCTCATCACGGCACTCGTGACCGGTGCTATTGTCATGGCGCTGGAAATTCTTGGAAGCCGTTTGCTGGCCCCGGTCTTCGGAAATTCTCTGTTTGTCTGGGGGGCATTAATCGGAATCATCCTGGCGGCCATGAGTTCGGGGTACGCCTTCGGCGGCTGGGCGTCGGATCGGTATCGAGTTGCGGCGGTACTTGCGTGGCTCCTGCTTGGTTCCGGGGCCTGGACGGTGCTGATGTCCTGGATGGGCCAGGCCGCGATCTTCAAGGTTGCTACGCTCATCGAGGACCCGCGATGGGGCCCCAGCCTTGCGGCCTGCGTCTTGCTGGCGCCCCCGGCGTTTGGGTTGAGCGGCGTCATGCCGGCATTGCTTCGATTAGCCGTTGTCGACATGGGGTATCTCGGTCGCCACACCGGCAGCATGATCGCGCTGTCCACTGTCGGGAGTCTGGCCGGGACCTGGGGCACGGCCTTTTTTCTCCTCTCCTGGTTGGGGACCCAGACACTCGTGGCTTCTTTGGGAATGCTCCAGCTGTTGCTTGGTTTGTTGTGGCTGCAGCAGGGGAGTGGAAAGATCTCGAAAATGACGGGTGTGTTCCTGACCGGCCTGCTCATGCTGAGTTGGCAATTGTTTGGGCAGGCGCCTCCCGTTGCCGGGTTGGTGCATCAGGAGGATAGTCCGTATCAGCAGGTACGCGTTCGCGACGACGATCTGTTTCGCTACCTGGTCCTTGATCGCACCTGGCACGCAGTGATGTGGCGGTCCGACCCGACCACGCTCTTCCTTCCGTACAGTCAACTCATGGTGGCGGCAGTGGCATTGGCTCCGGAGCCCAAACGGGGACTCATTCTGGGGCATGGTGGTGGATCGCTTGCCAAGTGGTTGGCGCAGGTCTGGCCGGAGCTCGAATTGGATGTCGTGGAGTTCGACCCGGCCGTTGTTAGGATGGCCGAGGAATATTTTGAGTATCACCCCCCTGCTAACCATCATGTCTTCGTCAAAGATGCTCGTGTGTTTTTGCGCGATACGAAGGTAACGTACGACGTCATCTGGGTCGATGCGTTTGCTCGACATCTCATTCCATTTCATTTGACCACGGTAGAGTTCTTCTCGGAACTCCGGAGTCGGCTGAATCCCAATGGGGTATTGGCGCTCAATCTGGCGTCGTCCGGCGAGGGTGGGGATCTTCAGCGCGCGAACGCGGTTGTGCAAACGTTGAAGACGGCGTTTCCTACGATCGAGTCTTTTGGCGTGAAGGGGCCATGGCGGGCGCATCAAACCACGGCGGAGAATTTGATTTTTTTCGGCGGCGGGCCCATCGATAGAATGCCGTATGGCGAGGTAGTGACCCGTATTCAATCGCAGGTCGAAGCTCGCCGGCTGCCACCTGAAGCAACGGCTTTGTTAGCGGCGCGACGCGTTCAGCCCTGGTTGCCAGGCTTGACCTTGACTGACGACTATACGCCGTACGATTTGCTGATCGGATCGCATGCGGCAGAAATGTCTCCTGATGGAAAGGTGTTGCCGTAA
- a CDS encoding CBS domain-containing protein, producing MAGLGGSVQRPLAMMMRPITRTVHPDDTLLAVARQLRDARVGAMLVADHGDYVGIVSEADLVRKGMASGAAAEQVRARSVMSTPLMTIDIAQSAHEASDVMAERGIRHLVITEEGRAVGMISVRDLLRYFKNWGAM from the coding sequence ATGGCAGGTTTGGGCGGGTCCGTTCAACGACCACTAGCGATGATGATGCGTCCCATCACCAGGACCGTGCATCCCGATGACACGCTTTTGGCCGTCGCCCGGCAGCTGCGTGATGCCCGTGTCGGGGCGATGCTCGTTGCTGATCATGGCGACTACGTGGGCATCGTCAGTGAGGCCGACCTTGTTCGTAAGGGCATGGCTAGCGGGGCAGCCGCTGAGCAGGTGAGGGCCCGTTCGGTGATGAGTACACCTCTGATGACGATCGATATTGCCCAGTCCGCGCACGAGGCGAGTGATGTGATGGCTGAGCGGGGGATCCGGCACCTCGTGATTACGGAAGAGGGTCGGGCGGTGGGCATGATTTCGGTGCGCGATCTGTTGCGCTATTTCAAGAATTGGGGAGCGATGTAA